DNA from Candidatus Izemoplasma sp.:
TGTCAAGATTGATTTAGATACCCACAAGGTCTATATAGATAATAAAGAAATTGTGCTATCTAAAACAGAATTTGATCTGTTATCCTACTTTTTAAAACACGTTGGTAAAATCTGTTCAAGAAACTTATTGCTTGATGAAGTCTGGGGTATCGATGTCTATGTCGAGGATCGTATTGTTGATACCTATATTCGGAAACTCAGAAAAATATTGGGAAATAAGTCATCTTATATAAAGACTGTTTTTGGTGTAGGATACCGCTTTGAGGTGCCTGATGAAATTTCTTGATAGAGTGAAACAACAAACTAAAAATAGTATCCAGTTTTTTCCCAAAGTATTTCGTAAACTCAGTATATCAACACAGCTAACGCTTACCATTATCCTCTTGTTCGCATCATTCTTTTTATTACAATCAATTTTAAATAACCAATTTTTTAAAAACTATTATATCGACAGTGAATTTGATAACATACAGACGGATTTAATAAACTACATAGATGCTTTAAATTCTCCCGATACTGACCCCTATGATATTATGTACAATTTCACCCAAGAAAATAACGCCTACAGTGTTATTGTAGATGGACAATATCGTATTTTAAAATCAACGTTTACAAACTATACAATTACCATTGATAATGTACAAGATGAAGCATTATATACCTTATTAGTCCCTGAAAACAATTATGATTACAGTATCGGTGATACCATTGATGCTACTATCTATGAATATAATGAGTCTTTATATTCAGCAGCTTTAATTGAAACTAATGACATGACAATTTATGAATCAAATATTGCGTGTTCAAACGAAACATGTATTACAATTTCGGGCACAATAACAAGCATTCAGAAGCCAAATAACTTAAATTATTTGTTTCAAGAAAACTTATTGGTTGAAACGGAGATAAATAAACTTAGAAACGATGCGATTAATCTCAATAATCATGCGTATGAATACAAAGAAGGGGAAGTCGCTTATTGGTACCGTTCTAATGATGGCCCTGAAGATGCATTAGTCTTTGTTCATGAGTTAGATTGGGTACGTGTTGTCACAATTATACCAATTGCTGATACCAATGATATTATCTCAATTGTTTCATCTTACAATTACTATGTCTACGCAACAGCTATTGCGATTATATTTTTATGGAGTTTTCGTTTATCGAGTATCATATCGAAACCAACTAAAAAAATCGAAGCTGTTACACGAGAAATTGCCCAATTAAACTTTAACGTAGAAGCAAACGAATATAATAACCGCGAACATGCTTCTTTATCTCGAAGTATTAACTTAATCACACGGAACTTAAAAGAGACTCTTGCGGCTATTAATGCTAAAAATAAAGAACTCACTGAACTTTATGAAGAGCAATCTAAACAAGTATTGCTAAAAAAACGCTTAGTATCATCAATCTCTCATGAGTTAAAGACACCCTTAATGATTATGCAAGTCATAATTCAAGGAATCTTAGATGATATTATCGCAAAAAAAGATATAGACGGCGAGCTTGAAAATGTCTTAGATGAGATAAGTAAGTCCTCTTTAATGATTCAAGATATGCTGCAGATCTATCGTTTGGATAACGCTGAAACCGTCCTTGAGAAGACGCACTTTGATATTTCTAAAGTAACACTAGACTTTTTAAAAGAATTTGAACACACTATAAAAAAAGACCAATTCGACTTGGATATCAATATTCAAGATCAGGTAATAGTCTTTGCGGATGAGAAACTTATTAAACGTGTTATTTCAAACTTCTTAACGAACGCGATTAAGTACACACCCCCTACTGAAAGAATTTACATTGAAATTAGTGAACATGAAAACTATGTCTATTATGAGCTAACTAATTATGGCATCAACATTAATGAAAAAGAATTAGACAATATATGGATACCATTTTACCGTATTAAACAAACCCAAAATATGCAAAAGCATACAAAAGGCAGTGGTGTTGGGCTATACTTAGTGAGTGAAATATTGACGGCTCATGAAGCAGATTATGGTATTAGAAATGTAAATAACGGCGTGAAAGCTTGGTTCAAACTTTATACTAAAATAGACGGTAATCTTTAAAGATTTCCGTCTATTTTATATAATATTATAGCGTTTAAAGGCGTGATAAATACCACCATTACCGGCGCTATCTGTAATAAAATCAGCAACTTCTTTTAAAGCATTTGGCGCATCCTTCATCGCGATACCTAAGTTAACAGTTTCTAACATAGTGATGTCATTATACCCATCCCCAATTGCAATAGTATCTTCTATAGACACCCCTAAATGTTCAATGACTTTTTTTACACCAATTTCTTTTAATCCAGATCTCATATTAACGTCAAGACCATACTCACATGAATAATGAAAGCCCAGTTCAGGAATTAATGTTTCAAACCTTTTATAGTCATCTTTATCATAATACATAATGACCTGATATACAGCATGTGATTTATAAAAACCTGGTATATAAACAGGATCATCAAGATGAAACCTTCTACTGAACTTTTTGCTCAGATTATTGTAGCGTGACTCTAAAGCAAAAATCTCATGGCCTTCATAAGCTATATCAATCTCTTCTTGTTTTGCTAACTGGACTAATTTATCTAAGATTTCTTTTGGGATAGGATCACTGAAAATCATATTTTCGTGATAGACAACAATTCGCCCATTATTTGCAATATAGGAGTGAATTCCTAACTCCTTTTCAACATCATAAAATAGCGCTTTAGGTCTACCTGTAGCGATGATAACTTCATGTCCATTTTCTTGAGCTAATTGTATAGAGTCACGTGTTAATTGAGGAATACTATTAGTGTCGTGATCTATAATGGTACCATCTAAGTCTAAAAATATATATTTTTTTCTCATTATTTCCACCCTTTTTGTATTATGTTAGAAGATATTTTATGAGTAGTAAGTGGTTTTCCAAAAAAGACTCTTTAATATGGTATTTTACTAGATTCTTCTCACGTACTCCTTCAACAATTTCTGCATCCCGTAGTTTTTTCAAATGTTTAGAAACATTAGCCTGTTTTAAGTGAAGCAAATCAAGAAACTCAGAGACATATAATTCTTCGTAATCCATCAATTTCATAAACATCTGAAATCTGGTCTCGTCACTCAACAACTTTATTACCTCAAATTGGTTCATTTTTATCACACCTAAATATATTCTTATACAGTAATATTACTATATAGCAATATTTATGTCAAGCTTAAAAAAAACATCTCCCATTAAGCACCCCCACCCACATAGACAGAAAACTTAAGGCTGCTTCGTTCCCGACCTGACCTAATTCGTCACCACCTATTGAATGGAGATGATTAATGAGAGATATCATTATCATCTTTTACGTAACTCTTTAAAAAACGTTTTTAATATGTTTGTACATTTATGTTCTAATACTCCAGAGACAACTTCAACCTGATGGTTAAAGGGATATTCAAAGAGATTCATAACACTTTCATGCACACCTGATTTATAGTCCTTAGCGCCGTAAACTACGCGCTTTATCCGCGATTGTATTATTGCTCCTGCACACATTGGACACGGTTCAATTGTAACATACAAATCGCACGTGTCAAGTCTCCAACTCTGCAATATCTGATTTGCCTTTTCTATTGCTAGAATTTCAGCGTGACCAATGGCTCTGTTATCTCGTTCCCTTAGATTATGAGCTCTAGCAATAATTTGATCACCACAGACAATAACAGCTCCTATAGGTACTTCATCTAGAGCTTTGGCTTTTTCAGCTTCTTCAATAGCTATTTGCATGTACTGCTCATCTTTTGTCATGATTTTATTTCATTCTTATAAGGTCTTGGTTTACGGTAAACCTTATGACATTTTCGACATCTTGCTTCGTAACTTTCTTCAGCTCCTATAAGAACAATAGGATCTTTATATTTTGCTGGCTTTCCATTTACTAAACGTTGAGTTCTTGTTGCAGGACGGCCACAACTTACACAAATTGCTGTTAACTTTGTTACATATTCTGCAATAGCCAATAATTTTGGCATAAATGAAAATGGTTCACCACGAAAATCTTTATCTAATCCACTCACAATAACGCGGATTTTTTTGCTTGCTAAAAAATCAACAATCTTAACCACTTCTTCATCTAAAAACTGGATTTCATCAATCGCAACAACATCAGTATCTTTATCTATGTGCTCAAATATCTGTCTTGCATAGGAAATATTAACTGATTTTGTACGACTATTATTATGCGAAACTACCTCATTATCGGCATAACGGTCATCTATTGACGGCTTAAATACAACAATATTCTTCTTAGCATATTCTAAGCGTCTGACACGCCTGAGGAGTTCTTCTGTTTTTCCTGCGAACATGGGTCCACAGACAACTTCAATCCACCCTGGTTTTTGATTTAAATACATCACAACACCACCTAGTTTTTATATATACAACAATAACATAATTTTTTAAAAAAATATAGCCTGATATAAGAATTATTCAGTTAATTCGTATAGCAAATTATTTTTTTATTAATTATCTATAAAAGATAATACTATTATGCATCTATTATTGATCGCTTAGATAAAGGTAAAACCCTATTTATAGCAGTTTTGAATATATAGAACTATTATAATATACAGGCTTTATAAAAGCCTATATATATGTTATAATTGTTTGGAAAATAAACATATATAATGATATTAATAGAGGAGAAGATTATGGGTAGAACTATTGAAATATCAAAAGAAAATGAGAGCGCGTTATTGAGCGCTATCGACCAACACATGAAAAACCCTGGTCCATTAATGCCAATACTGCACGATGCTCAACAAATATTCGGGTGTATCCCATTAGAAGTTCAAAAACTTATTTCACGAGAAACAGGTGTCACCATTGCTGAGATTAATGGTGTAGTTACATTCTATTCTAGTTTCTCACAAACACCAAAAGGAAAAGAAACTATCGGTGTTTGTTTAGGTACACCATGTTATGTGCGTGGTGCACAAATCATACTTGATACAGTGAAAAAAGAACTTGGTATTGATGTGGGAGAAACCACAGAGGATGGAGAATTCTCATTAGATGCTATTCGTTGCATTGGTACATGTGGTATGGCACCAGTTATGTCAATTGGTGAAGAAGTTATAGGCGAAATGTCAGTCGAAAAAGTGAAAAAAGTCTTAAAAGGTAGGCGAAAATAGATGGAATTGAATGCTGTATTAGACTTAATTGATGCAAAACAGTTCAACTTAGAGTGCCCACGATGCGTCAAAGAAATTAATTATGCGTTTGTTTGTGATTTAATGAGTGATGCATTGATGCTTTTAAAGCAAATGCCTAGTCACATAGGAGCGCACGGTGCCCTGGTTACAGGACTTGTTACCAATCAAGCATTACGTACAGCAGAAATACTTGATTTAGAAACAATCATCTTTGTACGTGGTAAAACACCAACGAAACAAGTTATTGAACTTGCAGATGAACTGGGAATCACTTTAATCGGTACTGATTTAACTATGTACCGGACAAGTGGCTTATTATTCATGAACGGTGTGAAAAGTTATGAATCCGTGCTTGAAGAAAACCACTAAAAACGCCCGTATTCATAAAGAGTTTGTCATTGAGCGAAATGATATCGCTAATGCTGGTACTGTCGCAAGTACGACCAAACGTATACTAAAACTCGAAGGATTTCCGAGTCACTTTATCAAACGTGTTACAATTGGAGTTTATGAAGCTGAGATTAATGTTGTAATTCATTCTTATGGTGGAACAGTAATATTCGATCTCAATGATGATCATGTTACGCTTACATTCGAAGATAAAGGCCCTGGTATTGAGGATATCGAACTTGCAAAAGCGGCAGGATTCTCAACAGCTAGTTCCTACGCAATTGAGAATGGCTTTGGTGCTGGAATGGGCTTGCCTAATATTGAAGCAGTCTCAGATGAGATGCACTTGACCTCATCGAAAGAAGGTACAAAACTGTGTATGCGATTCGATATAGGAGATGATCACGTTGACAGTGAATGACCTTAACAATCATAAGGCGTTAACCCTAGTTAATGAAGATAGTAATGATACGCAAACAATTAATAAACTCTTTGCATCTGATTTGCTGAGTCATGTAATTGGCTATGCTGAAGAGCATGACGTCTTAATCACTGTATTAAATAACATCAATGTTTTGGGTGTTGCGAGTTTACTTGATCTAAGCGCTGTAATTTTTACACACAACGCTAAGATTAAACCTGATATCATTACTCGCGCAAATGATTTGAATTTGTCACTCTTTATTACCCCTTTATCTACCGCAGATATTATTAAACAACTTGCGAGTTTGGAGTAATTAAAATGAAATGTTATTATGACTTGCATATTCATTCCGTACTATCACCTGATGGTGATGAATTTATGACACCAAATAACATTTTAAACATGGCAATGTTAAAAAATCTCGATTTTATCGCGATTACAGATCATAATTGCTTACTACAACTCCAAACTGTCAAAAACATTGAAACATCGTATGATTTTATTTTTGTACCGGGTGTAGAAGTTACTGTGAAAGAAGGCTTTGACGTCCTATGTTACTTTCGTACATTCAATGATGCAGAGATATTTAATCAGTTTATTCAAGGGTATTTAACCGATACATTTACACACTTTACACCTGATGACCAAATTATTACAGATATTTACGACAACCCTATCGGAACAGTCAAAAAAGGCTTATTAACATCAACGTTGCCCTACAAGGTACTCTATCGACAAGTGAAATCACTTGATGGTATTGCACTCTTTGCGCACATCAATCGTCCGAGTAAGTCTGTCCTAAATAATTATTCACTTGACGACTATCTTTTTGACGGTATTGAAATTGAACCACAACACAAAACAGCATTTTTAAAAAAATATCCCCAATATAAACAGTATATAACTCTCTCTAATTCTGATTCACATACTTTAATGTCGATTTCTGAACGTATTGAGTATTTAGAACTAGCAGAGAAATCAATAGATGCCTTCTTTGATTACTTTAAAGGGGGCACAAAAAATGAATGAACTTTCCTTGCATATTTTAGATATTTGTGAAAACTCAATCAGTGCGAACGCATCACTCATTGAGATTACTATAGAAGAAAGTACAACGCAAAATACCTACACCATCACTATTACTGATGATGGTCACGGGATGAATAAGAAAACACTCTCGCAAGTGTCTGACCCTTTTTTTACAACACGAACGACTCGTAAAGTGGGCCTCGGTATCTCACTATTCAAACTCGCTTGCGAATTAACAGGGGGCACATTTCAAATCGATTCCATTGAAAAAGAAGGGACACTCATTAAAGCTGAGTTTGTACGAGATCATATCAATCGCGCACCAGTTGGCGACATTGAAGAAACACTTACCGTCTTATTAATGAATGATGCTGGTATCGATATCAGATATGTGCATATGATTGATCATCAAACCTATTACTTTGACTCTCGTGAAGTCAAACAAATACTCAATGATGTACCAATCACTGATTATAATGTCATTTTATGGATTAAAAACAATATAAAAGAAGGACTACTTTCAATCCAAAAGGAGGAAACAAAATGAAATCATTAGATGATTTAAAAAAGATTCGTGAGAAAGCGCAAAGAAAAGTTACAATGCGGGACAAGCAAGATGGTACACGTATCTTAGTAGGGATGGCAACATGCGGTATTAGCGCAGGTGCACGCCCTGTCATGAATAAATTTGTTGAGGAAATTGCTGAACGTGATATCGAAAATATCACCGTTACACCAGTCGGTTGTATTGGTGAATGCGCAATTGAACCAATTGTAGAGGTGCTTGAAGGCGACAAACGTACAACATATTGTAAAGTTGATGAAGACGTTGCCCAAAGAATTATAGACGAACATATACTCGGTGGTAAGATCGTTAAGGATAACATCATCGGTAAATTTAGAGTATAAGGTGATTACGAATGTTAGAAAGAGCTCATGTTTTAATCTGTAGCGGATCAAACTGTATTTCTCGAGGTGCGCACACCTTTCGTGCTGAATTTGAAAAACACTTAGAGACTCACGGAATCCGCGATGAAATTAAAATTGTCAACACAGGGTGTGTTGGACTGTGTGAACAAGGTCCATTTGTTATTGTATACCCTGAAGGAGTCTTTTATGCCCAAGTTAAAGAAAAGGACATTAAAAAGATTGTTGATGAACATTTATACAAGGGACGCCTCGTTGAAGATTTAATCTTTGAAGAGACATTAACCGATAAAAAAGAAATAAAAGCTTTTGATGAAATTCGCTTTTATTCTAAACAAACACGTGTTGCCCTAAGAAACTGTGGTTTAATCAATCCCGACGATATTGAAGAGTATATCGCACGTAATGGATATCGCAGTTTAGGAAAAGTATTACTTGAAATGTCCCCAAAAGAGGTTATTCAAGAAATGCTACATTCTGGATTGCGTGGTCGTGGGGGTGGCGGTTTCCCAACTGGACGTAAATGGCAATTTGCATATGAAAACGATGCGGATCAAAAATATATTATATGTAACGCAGATGAAGGCGATCCAGGTGCCTTCATGGATCGGGCATTACTCGAAGGAGATCCTCATAGTATTTTAGAAGGGTTAATGATTGGTGGGTATGCGATTGGTGCAAACAAAGGATTTATCTATGTACGTATTGAGTACCCAACAGCCATTAAGAAATTACGTAATGCCATCAAACAAGCAAAAGATCTAGGATTACTAGGTGAAAATATATTTGGCACTGACTTTAGTTTTGATATCGAACTCCGCTTAGGAGCTGGTGCATTTGTATGTGGTGAAGAAACAGCATTAATTGCATCAATTGAAGGTGGACGAGGAATGTCTCGTAACAAACCACCATATCCTGCCGCAAAAGGACTATGGGGTAAACCAACCATCATTAACAATGTTGAAACATTAGCTAATATCCCTCAAGTCATCTTTAAAGGGGCAGATTGGTTCAGTAAAATTGGAACTGAGCATTCAAAAGGAACCAAAGTGTTTAGTTTAGGTGGAAATATTAAAAATGCTGGTTTAGTAGAAGTCCCTATGGGAACGACACTCCGTGAAGTTATTTATGAAATAGGTGGCGGAATTCCAAAGAATAAAGCTTTAAAGGCTATTCAAACAGGTGGACCATCTGGCGGGGCTATTCCGGAAAGTATGATTGACCTATCAATCGAATATGAAACGCTTATCGAAGCTGGTTCAATGATGGGTTCAGGTGGAATGGTTGTTATCGATGAAGATGCTTGTCTTGTTGATATCTGTCGATTCTATTTAGAGTTTACGGTTGATGAATCATGTGGTAAATGTACCCCCTGTCGTGAAGGAACGAAAAAAATGCTTGAGTTACTTAATGTTATTTCATCAGGTCATGGTACCTTAGAAGATTTAGATAAACTTGAATCTTTAGCACAAATGGTTAAAGGATCCTCGCTTTGTGGATTAGGACAATCGGCACCAAACCCTGTATTATCAATGTTAAATGGCTTTAGAGATGAATTTGAAGCACATGTTGTTGATAAAAAATGTCCAGGTGGTGTATGTAAACCACTCATTAACTTATTTATTACTGATGACTGTATTGGATGTACAAAATGTGCTCGTAACTGTCCAGTCGATTGTATCTCTGGTAGTGTTAAAGAATTACATGTTATCGATACAGAAGAATGCATCAAATGTGGTGTTTGTAAAAACGTCTGTCCTGTTGATGCAATCATTAGTGTATAGGAGGCTTACAAAATGAAAAATGTTACGCTTACAATAAATGGTAAAGAAGTCACTGTACCTGAAAATTATACAGCTATGCAAGCGGCAGAATCAATTGGAATAAACGTACCGAGACTCTGCTTCTTAAAAGATATTAATGAAACAAGTGCTTGTCGTATGTGTGTTGTCGAAGTTGAGGGCGCAAGAGGAGGCCTATCAAACTCTTGTGCATTAGCCATTTACGACGGGATGAAAATCACAACGAAAAATAAGAAAATCACTGATTCAGTTCGCCAAAACCTTGAATTATTAGCTAGTAACCATATCTTTGAATGTTGGGCATGTGAACGTGAACAATCGTGTGAATTTCTCGATTTAATGCGGCGTTACCAAGTTGAAAATCCTTATGGCGAAAGCACAGATTTCTTTAAAAAACCACGCCGTATCAATGATTCATCTAACACCATTGTATTAGATAGTGGAAAATGTATCTTATGCGGACGTTGTATTAATGCTTGTCACGAAAAGACAGGACTTGATATCTTAGACTTTAATGATCGTGGAAATGGAACCTATGTTGGCCCAGCAAACTTCCATGCGATGGAAGATAGCGGATGTATCAATTGTGGTGCATGTATTACAGCATGTCCAGTCGCTGCGATTAAAGAACAATCTGAAATTGATGTTGTAATGGATGATTTAGAAGATCCTAATAAAACCGTGATCGTTACCATTCATCCAGCCGTTACAGTAGCACTAGGTGAAGAGTTCGGTGCTCCAATTGGTATGAATGTTGAAAAGAAAATGTATACCTCATTAAAACATGTTGGTGTCAATGACATTGTGGATCCAGATTTAGCGAATAAATTAACAAAAATCGAGCAAGCCAAAGAACTCATAAATCGTTTTGAACAAGATGGACCATTACCAATGTTGACTAGTTGCTCTCATAGTTTCGTAAACTATGTCGAACAATATAAAACAGATTATGTACCGCATCTTACAAGTACAAAAACACCTCAACAGATGGCTGGGGCAATCTCTAAACATTACTATGCAGAAAAGATTGGCTACGAAAAAGAGAATATCTCGTTCGTCTCAATTGTTCCATCAATTGCTAAAAAGGATGAAGCAAAACGTGATAACATGCAATTTGGCGGAATCAGAGATGTTGATCATGTCTTAACAACACGTGAGTATGGCCGTTTATTAAAACGAAAAGGAATCAACTTATTTGATATAGAGGATAGTGAAGCCTTTGGTCGCTTAAGCGAGTTTGATGATACACCTTACTTTTTCACAGACGCAAAATCATCACTTCAAGGTACTTTAGATGCCGTAAATAGTTTACTAGAAAAAGATAAAGTTACGTTAGACTTTACGAAAGTTAGAAACATTGATAATGCCTATGAAGCAACATTTACTTTGAATAATCAAGAAATACAAGTTGCTGCTGTTACCGGTATCTTGAATATTCAAGAGTTCCTAGAAAGAATTCATACTAGTCGTAAAAAATATCACTTAATTGAGTTTGCGACACATGAATTTGGATGTGTTGATGAAGGTGGACAACCAATTCAACCCGCTAGAATTCAAGATTATGTAGATATTCAAGCAAAACGAAAAGCTGCCCTAAAAGAACAAGATATAGCTGATCGTACAATCTTTAATGATTATATTAAGAATCTATATGATGAATATCTTGAAGAACCCGGTAGTAAAAAAGCAGGTAAGTTACTTCATACTGCCTTCCATAAACAGACTTTCTATAATCAATAAAACAAAGAAAAAGTCCACACATTTGTGGACTTTTTTATATCTATATTATCTTTAAACCTATAATATACTCCCATTCATCAATGTCTAATGGACACGTATATACAAATGAAATCAACTTGTCATCACCAATTAATGATACATATAGGTAAGATAGCGCAATACCAATATCTATCGCTTGTATATCAATTGCTAATGAATTACCATAGCTTTTTGTGCGATCTAAGAAAAGATAGAAAGTATCATTATCTAACACAATACGCCATGGTTGTTTATTAGACGCACTTGGAGCTAGTCGTACTGCCTTAAGATACTGAAGGTAAGGATGGGCCTGAGGTACAGCCTCTAGTGATTCTCCTAAGAAAAAGAGTTCACTCAATGGTTTACGGTTGTCTGCATTACTAACTTTACGGATAATCTTTTCTCTTAATGACTTAGAGGCACTATATCCAACAGGTGAAATGGCTGGGATAATCTTCTGTTCTTCAACAGGTATGTGAAATTGATTACGATGGAACGTACCACCTAACCATACGGTACCTAAATTAGATAGTGTCAACGCTAAAATAACTTGTTCAAAAAGAAATCCATAGTCTACCATACCTTTTAGCGTGTTTTCTACAACCCCACCAATAAATGCCGGAGGATGTTTAATAAATCCATAGGTCCCAATCTTTCCCTGTTGATGAGTCTTATTTTCTTGAAAGAAAAAGTCTACATCCTGCTTGAATGGACGTTCCTCGGACTTTACATGGTCCAAAATTGTCTTCGTTAGTTTTATATCCTCTTTAGACAGTGCACGTTTTTGGAATGTTCTTGTTGACTTCCTTTGGGCAATAATACCTAGCATATATTTCTCCAATCTCTAAATCTAGATAAACGACTACAGTTGTTTAATATATTTATTATGGGTAATAACATATCCCGATACAAGAATTGCTGCCATTGCAACATAGAATAAAATCATTAATCCGAACCACTGAATAACAAATCCACCTAAAGCAAGCGCAATTGGTGTTAATCCATTTGAAATAATAGTTATAACACTAAATGTTCGTCCCATCATACTTTTATCTACAGTTATCATAATTGCAGTATTAAATGGCACATTGATAAATCCATTAACGATTCCCATAATTAACATGGTTAATGAGGTTACTATTATAAATACATTAAATGGAATTAGTCCGTTTACGATTAAGAATACATTAACTGTAAAGATAGCAAACAATACTGCCATTCCTCGAAATCCGAAAAATAACTGCCGGCTGATTTTTTCCGCCTGCGGTTTAGTCCCAAGATATATACTTGTAATCATGATACCAACTGGGAATACACCACTAATTACCGATAAATAAATCGCTGGTTTTTGAAGTACAATTTCAAATAAATATGGAGATCCGTTTGATATCACTGGTATTGTGAAAAAGTTAACTAAACTTGCAAATGAGACCATATAGAAAATAGGTTTTAATTGGTATAAATAGTTTAATCCTTCTTTTACTTTAACAAGTGTTTCTTTAACTGATAATTTAATCCGTTCTGTAATGGTCTTCGTTTTAATAAAGAACTCACTAAAACTTGATAACAGAAAACTTATAGCATTAACAAGCATTAAATATTCAATTTGTAAAAGATCATACATTAGCCCCCCAAAAACAACACCCAATATGCCATAAAGTGCAAACATTCCCATACGTAAAGAACTATTTTGTTGCATTTGATCATCTTCTAATATGTGTGCGGGTAGAGATGATGCGGCAGGATTAAACATGGCACTATTAAACCCTAGGACTACACTTGTTGAGAAAAGTGTTATTAACGTCACTGTTAATGAGATATCTAAATAGATAAAATAAGTGGCAATTAAGACTGTTATTCCCCCAATAAAATCAGTGACATACACCACTTTTGTTTTATCCATTTGATCCACGAGGGCACCTGAAAAAATAGATACCGCAAAGAATACAACGCCTCCCGTAGCAAGATATAATCCTTGAATTCCTGGGCTTTTTGTAATACTGAGGATATAAAGACTTATTGCAAAGTTATACATATGCGTCCCTAGATTCGATATTAAACCTCCAATAAATAACAATAAATAATCTCTGTTTTTTAAAACAAATTCTCCCATAATAGTACTTCCTCCAATCGGT
Protein-coding regions in this window:
- a CDS encoding thymidine kinase — encoded protein: MYLNQKPGWIEVVCGPMFAGKTEELLRRVRRLEYAKKNIVVFKPSIDDRYADNEVVSHNNSRTKSVNISYARQIFEHIDKDTDVVAIDEIQFLDEEVVKIVDFLASKKIRVIVSGLDKDFRGEPFSFMPKLLAIAEYVTKLTAICVSCGRPATRTQRLVNGKPAKYKDPIVLIGAEESYEARCRKCHKVYRKPRPYKNEIKS
- a CDS encoding DRTGG domain-containing protein, producing MNDLNNHKALTLVNEDSNDTQTINKLFASDLLSHVIGYAEEHDVLITVLNNINVLGVASLLDLSAVIFTHNAKIKPDIITRANDLNLSLFITPLSTADIIKQLASLE
- the tadA gene encoding tRNA adenosine(34) deaminase TadA codes for the protein MTKDEQYMQIAIEEAEKAKALDEVPIGAVIVCGDQIIARAHNLRERDNRAIGHAEILAIEKANQILQSWRLDTCDLYVTIEPCPMCAGAIIQSRIKRVVYGAKDYKSGVHESVMNLFEYPFNHQVEVVSGVLEHKCTNILKTFFKELRKR
- a CDS encoding ATP-binding protein; its protein translation is MNPCLKKTTKNARIHKEFVIERNDIANAGTVASTTKRILKLEGFPSHFIKRVTIGVYEAEINVVIHSYGGTVIFDLNDDHVTLTFEDKGPGIEDIELAKAAGFSTASSYAIENGFGAGMGLPNIEAVSDEMHLTSSKEGTKLCMRFDIGDDHVDSE
- a CDS encoding Cof-type HAD-IIB family hydrolase, giving the protein MRKKYIFLDLDGTIIDHDTNSIPQLTRDSIQLAQENGHEVIIATGRPKALFYDVEKELGIHSYIANNGRIVVYHENMIFSDPIPKEILDKLVQLAKQEEIDIAYEGHEIFALESRYNNLSKKFSRRFHLDDPVYIPGFYKSHAVYQVIMYYDKDDYKRFETLIPELGFHYSCEYGLDVNMRSGLKEIGVKKVIEHLGVSIEDTIAIGDGYNDITMLETVNLGIAMKDAPNALKEVADFITDSAGNGGIYHAFKRYNII
- a CDS encoding NAD(P)H-dependent oxidoreductase subunit E, with the translated sequence MGRTIEISKENESALLSAIDQHMKNPGPLMPILHDAQQIFGCIPLEVQKLISRETGVTIAEINGVVTFYSSFSQTPKGKETIGVCLGTPCYVRGAQIILDTVKKELGIDVGETTEDGEFSLDAIRCIGTCGMAPVMSIGEEVIGEMSVEKVKKVLKGRRK
- a CDS encoding HAMP domain-containing sensor histidine kinase, whose translation is MKFLDRVKQQTKNSIQFFPKVFRKLSISTQLTLTIILLFASFFLLQSILNNQFFKNYYIDSEFDNIQTDLINYIDALNSPDTDPYDIMYNFTQENNAYSVIVDGQYRILKSTFTNYTITIDNVQDEALYTLLVPENNYDYSIGDTIDATIYEYNESLYSAALIETNDMTIYESNIACSNETCITISGTITSIQKPNNLNYLFQENLLVETEINKLRNDAINLNNHAYEYKEGEVAYWYRSNDGPEDALVFVHELDWVRVVTIIPIADTNDIISIVSSYNYYVYATAIAIIFLWSFRLSSIISKPTKKIEAVTREIAQLNFNVEANEYNNREHASLSRSINLITRNLKETLAAINAKNKELTELYEEQSKQVLLKKRLVSSISHELKTPLMIMQVIIQGILDDIIAKKDIDGELENVLDEISKSSLMIQDMLQIYRLDNAETVLEKTHFDISKVTLDFLKEFEHTIKKDQFDLDINIQDQVIVFADEKLIKRVISNFLTNAIKYTPPTERIYIEISEHENYVYYELTNYGININEKELDNIWIPFYRIKQTQNMQKHTKGSGVGLYLVSEILTAHEADYGIRNVNNGVKAWFKLYTKIDGNL
- a CDS encoding metalloregulator ArsR/SmtB family transcription factor, which codes for MNQFEVIKLLSDETRFQMFMKLMDYEELYVSEFLDLLHLKQANVSKHLKKLRDAEIVEGVREKNLVKYHIKESFLENHLLLIKYLLT